The Caballeronia sp. Lep1P3 genome window below encodes:
- a CDS encoding 3-oxoacid CoA-transferase subunit B yields the protein MKKLTRDEMARRVAADIPEGAYVNLGIGVPTLVANHLAADREIFLHSENGLLGMGPAPAKGEEDDELINAGKQHVTLLTGGAFFHHADSFAMMRGGHLDFCVLGAFQVSAKGDLANWHTGAPDAIPAVGGAMDLAIGAKQVYVMMELLTKQGESKLVAECSYPVTGVQCVDRVYTDLAVFDVTPQGFVVREIVDGLSFEELQKLANVPLQYAPVSEAA from the coding sequence ATGAAGAAACTGACTCGCGACGAAATGGCCAGGCGCGTGGCCGCGGACATCCCCGAAGGCGCTTACGTGAATTTGGGCATCGGCGTGCCGACGCTCGTCGCCAATCATCTCGCGGCGGACCGCGAAATCTTCCTGCACAGCGAGAACGGTCTGCTCGGCATGGGCCCCGCGCCCGCGAAGGGCGAGGAAGACGACGAACTCATCAACGCAGGCAAGCAGCACGTCACGCTCCTCACGGGCGGCGCATTCTTCCATCACGCGGATTCGTTCGCGATGATGCGCGGCGGCCATCTCGACTTCTGCGTACTGGGCGCGTTCCAGGTGTCGGCCAAGGGCGACCTCGCGAACTGGCACACCGGCGCACCGGATGCGATTCCGGCCGTCGGCGGTGCGATGGATCTCGCCATCGGCGCCAAACAGGTCTACGTGATGATGGAACTGCTCACGAAGCAGGGCGAAAGCAAGCTCGTCGCCGAGTGCTCGTATCCGGTGACGGGCGTGCAGTGCGTGGACCGCGTCTATACCGATCTCGCCGTCTTCGACGTGACGCCGCAAGGCTTCGTCGTGCGAGAAATCGTGGACGGCCTGTCGTTCGAGGAGCTGCAAAAGCTCGCGAACGTGCCGCTGCAATACGCGCCGGTTTCCGAGG